Within Mucilaginibacter inviolabilis, the genomic segment ATCGGCCCCATAAAAAAGCATTTGTAGCTTATTTTGATGGAGTTATCAATAGCCTTGGGCAAATGCCAGCACATGAGCGCCAGCAAAGTGATGGCTACCAGGAAATAAAAACTGGCCCATCGCGAGGTATTGATCGACAGCAGCATATCCTGAATCTGCGCGCTGATAAAAAGCCCCAGGAAAAAAACCAGCAGCGTGATCAGTACGATACGGAAACGCCAGGAATAGGTGAGCAGGCGCCCTATCCAGGCGGTGGTATACTCCAACCAAAACCGGGGTTTACCCAGCTTAAAGCCCTCGTACAGCAGTTTACAAGCGATAAAAGCCAGCAACAGGTATTTGATACAGGCCGGTAAACCAATAAGTAAAGTATCGGGCAAAGGCAGCTTCAGTTTAAAATGCTGCAGCGTGCGGTTGGTCATGATGTTCTCAAACACATCCAGCAATGCCGCCAGGAGCACTACTGAGCTTAATGTGATCACCGTACGTTGTGAGATCACCCGGCGGCGGCGATTAGCCTTTTGGCTGCCTATCCGGAAGATGAGAATAAGCAGGATACCTACATAAACCCCGATAAAACTATAGTCGGCATTGTTCCGGAAAACCGCTGTTTCGATACCGGTTACGGTTTCGGGATAAGTGGTTTCGCGGGTATATATCTGGTTTTTCTTAAATCCGGCCTGCCATTCTTTTAAGATGGAATCCCGGCGGGCATTACTGGTATTGATTTCCCAGTTGATGATACCCGAAGGCGTGTATTTGGTTACGATGAGGTAATTATCCTTCAGCGTCATACTGCCGATAACCAGCAAGGCCATCAACAATAATGAAAAAATAGACGAAAAATGACGGTTGACCCAATTCTGTAAACGCCGGAACATATAAATGTGAATAATTTAAAGTTACAGAAAAAAGTATGATCGATGAGGTATTTGGATGTATTAAATTGCTGTATGGTATCAACTCACCCCGACATCGCTGCGCTCGTCACCCCTCTCTCTGCTTCGCGCATGGAGGGGACTTTCTTTCATTTTTTTCATCCTGAGGAACGAAGGATCTATTCTACAATTGAAAAGTTCAACAATAGATACTTCACTGCGTTCAGCATGACAAATCTGTTTTTCTTACCCACCCAGTGAAGCACAGATCAGGTGAGGCTTTTAATTACACCTTGGCATACAGCTCTTCGATCCTCTCGAGCGGAACACCTTTGGTTTCAAACACGTAACGGCTTACAAACAAAATCATACTAATATTAATGATGCCGTAAACTCCAAAAGTGTACACCGGACCCAGTTGCGCAAGCATCACCGGAAACGTAAGCGAAACAATGGAATTGGCTACCCAATTACCAAATACCGCTATGGATGTGGCCGTACCACGAACCCGGTTAGGGAATATTTCGGCAACGTACACCCACAACACTACGCCCCAGGTGCAGGCAAAACCGCCTATATAAACAAATATGGTTAGCAGTACAAAGTAGTTGTGCAACAGGTCGAAATGAAACAGGGCGGCCAGCACAAACATGCAAAGCCCCATGATCACCGAGCCAATCAATAACAATTTTTTACGACCAAGCCTGTCAATCAGCGGGAAAGCCAGGAGGGTAAATATCAGGTTAACCACACCGGTTAGCATGGTTTGAAATAGTACACTGCCGCCCACATTTACCTTTTCAAATATCAGCGGAGCATAGTAAAACACAATATTGATACCCGTAAGCTGGGCTATGGAAGCAAATACCAGCCCGATGATCACCACTTTTCTGAAGCGTGGGGTAAATACCTCTTTCAGGGCAGAGGTATCTTCCGTTGCTATGTCCTTGCTAACCAGCTCAACCTGCTCCACACTTTCGTTTTTTGAATAGATATGATCAAACACCCTTTGCGCATCCTTTATTTTATTTTTGGCGATAAGCCAGCGCGGGCTTTCGGGCACCAGCAGCAACAGGATAAAGAAAATAACCGAAGGCACTACCGCCGCGGCCAGCATATAGCGCCAGATATTCCCATCGTTTAAAAAAGCAAAAGGCGCTTTGGCTATCACATAATTAGATATGAACGACAACAAAATACCGGTTACGATGGCCAGTTGCTGCAGCATACCCAGCCTCCCCCTAAACTTTGGCGGCGCCACTTCTGATATATAAATAGGCGCCAGGGTCGATGCCATACCGATGGCCACCCCACCTATAAAACGGTACACCACCAATTGAACATAACTACCTGCTATACCGCTACCTAAAGCAGCTATCACGTATAATACCGAGGTTACGATCATCAGCTTTTTACGTCCAAACTTATCGGCTAAACCACCGGCAAACAGGGCACCGGGAATACAACCTATGGAAGCGGCGGCTACTACCAACCCTATTTCGGCATCGTTAAGGTGAAAAACGGGTTTGAGGTATTGTAATGAGCCGGCTATTACGGCGGTGTCAAAGCCAAATAATAGTCCGCCCAGGGCAGCCACTATGGAAATTAAAATGGTATAACTTTTCATACAGCAGATTGGTTAACGGTAAAGCCCCAAGCCGGGACAATTGGTTTATAAACTCGATTTAGCAGTACTAAAATCGATGCTTTACAAATATATCATTCCCCCGCATATTTAAGCCGTTCATTTTATATATCAAGAGAGATCGCTTTTAAACAGGAGGCACCTACGGAGCCAACACTTTTTCTATACTTTATCTATAAACAGGTTACTCCTCCGCAGTTAAGTAATGGCACGAATACAACTCCGGAGGAGTAACCTGTTTATAGGCAGAAAACATTAGTTCAAAGGCTCCGTAGGTGCCTCCTGCCCCGTCATTTGTTTTAAAAGCTTTCCTTGATTCGCCATCTGCTTTTTGTCAGCAAATTGTTATTTAAATCACTGGTGCATATTAAATATATACCGATCGGTATATATTTGCTTCATGAATAAAGTCTGGGCATACTTTCCATCTATCCATACAACTAATTAATAAAAAAATTTATCACAAAATATACCGATTGGTATAATGTATATCATGAACCCCATCAAACGACAAATCCTCCTGATCACGGTAATAGCCGCCGCTATTATGGAACTCATTGACACATCCATTGTGAACGTAGCCCTCAATTATATGAGCGGTAACCTGGGCGCCACGCTCGAAGATATTTCCTGGGTGATCACCTCTTACGCCATTGCCAACGTGATCATCATCCCTATGACCAGCTTCCTGGTGAATAACCTGGGTCGCCGCAATTATTATATCGGCTCCATTATCCTGTTTACCTTTTGTTCTTTTATGTGCGGTAACGCCACCAACATATGGGAGTTGGTGAGTTTCCGGTTTCTGCAGGGATTGGGCGGTGGTGCTTTGCTTTCCGTTTCGGCAACGGTAGTTTATGAACTTTTCCCCAAGGAGAAACAAGCTACCGCGAGCGCCTTGTTTGGTATCGGTGTGTTTATCGGGCCTACTATCGGTCCAACACTGGGCGGTTATATCACCGAAAATTTCTCCTGGCCCTGGATTTTTTATATCAATATCCCTATCGGCGTGGCTGCGGCTATTTCCTGCTATTTCCTGCTGCACGAACCCGCTATCAGGCAAAAGATCAAACACGTAGACTGGCTGGGCATCATCCTCCTGATCATCGGCATAGGCTCTTTACAGGTAGTGCTGGAGCGTGGCCAAACGGATGATTGGTTTGCTGCCGGCTACATTGTTTTTTTAACCGTTGTAGCTGCCATTTCTCTCACGGGCTTTATTATCTGGGAGTTATACACTGAGAATCCCGTGGTAAACCTGCGTATCCTCCGGTTCCGGTCGTTAAGTATTGCGGCAGTACTTACTTTTATTACCGGCATGGGTATGTACACTTCTATCTATCTTACCCCAGTGGTGGCGCAGCGCCTACTCAATTTTACCCCTACCCAATCCGGATTGTTGCTTTTACCAGGTTCTATCGTGGCGGTTCTGGCACTGATAGTTACTGGTAAGCTGTTGCAAAAGGGTGTTTCGGCAGCGTTGATCGTGTTTTTTGGTTTTGCGTGTTTTATTTATTTCAACTGGTCGATGTCCAGGATCAACCTGGAAACACCGGCTATTGATATTACTCTAAACCTCATTTTCAGGGCGATTGGCATGGCTTTATTAACTGTTCCACTAGGTACCCTGGCTGTATCATCACTGGAGCTCAAGGATATGCCCCAGGGAACCGCACTCAACAATATGATGCGGCAGCTGGGTGGTTCTTTTGGTATTTCTATCATCAATACCTATGTGGCCCGGCGTATTGCCTCGCACCGGATGGACCTCATTACCCATATTACGCCCGATAACCCCGCCTTTATTAACCGCATAAACGGCTATGCCACAGCCTTTATGCAAAAAGGCTTCGGCTTGTTTGATGCCAAACAGAAGGCTATGTTGCTGGTAGAGAAAGTGGTGATTCAGCAATCATCCTTTTCCAGCTACCTGGATGGCTATTTCCTCATCGGATCGTTTTTTGCGATTGTGCTGCCGCTATTGCTTTTTGTGGCTAAGCGCGATAAGAAAAAAGCGCTGGTTATTCCGTCGTCAGATCATTAATATTTGGGGTTCGAAAAACTTTTTAAACCTTAAATTTTAACATTTTTCTGGCCAAAAAAGGGGCTAAAACGCGTTAAAATTGATCCAAAACCATCGATTTTAACACTTTTTAACAAATTCCAACGCCGTTTGGAGTGCTTTTTAAAACTTTAAAAAGTATTAATTTATTGATTGTCAAATAACTACATACTAAATAGCCAACTTTTGGCCTTATTTGGACCTTAACAAAACAGCCCGGTTATCCTGTAAAAAGGGTAACCGGGCTGTTTTTTATTGATATAAAGATACAATTTTTTTGGGGAAAAGCCTCATCTAAACGGCGAATCACCCAGATACGCCGTGCGTATCGCTTTAGCAATTGACAAGCAAATTAGTGCGGTGTGTGTTGATATACTTTTTCATGATATCAAACAACACAATACAACCATCAATGGTTAATTATTGTATTTTAGTAATTCATCCAAACTTACATGCACCATCTCATTATTCAATATACCTGCCTGCTGGCCATCATTATAGCGATAGTGATGTTGGCCCAAAAAATCAAGATAGCGTATCCTATATTACTGGTAATAGCCGGACTGGGATTGGGTTTTGCACCGGGTTTCAATGGTATTGAGATAGCGCCCGACATGATATTTGTGATATTTTTGCCGCCGCTACTATATGAAGCAGCCTGGAGCACCTCCTGGAAAGATTTTTGGAAATGGCGGCGGGTGATCAGCAGTTTTGCCTTCATCATTGTTATTTTAACCGCCGGAGTTGTGGCCCTGGTATCCAGCAACGTGATTCCGGGTTTTACACTGGCTGCGGGCTTCCTGCTGGGTGGTATCGTATCCCCACCCGACGCGGTATCGGCCACCACTATACTTAAAAATGTAAAAGTGCCCAAACGCCTCATCACCATACTGGAAGGCGAAAGCCTCATGAATGATGCAGCCAGTTTGGTGATCTTCAGGTTTGCAGCTGCGGCCATTGTTACGGGTTCTTTTGCCATTGGCCAGGCTACCCTGAGCTTTGCATTGGTTATTATAATGGGGATATTGATAGGCCTGGCCATAGCGCTGGTGTTTTATGCCATTCACCGCTGGCTACCTACTACTACCAATATCGATATCATCCTTACATTCATTACCCCCTACGCTATGTATATGGCCGCAGAGGCCTTTAATTTTTCGGGCGTACTGGCGGTGGTAAGCGGGGGATTATTCCTTTCTATCAGGCGCGATAGCTTTTTAACCCATCGCAGCCGGCTGCAGGGCATCAACGTTTGGGAGGCGGTAGCCTTTGTGCTTAACGGTTTTGTATTTATGCTGATCGGTCTGGAGTTCCCGGTGATCATTAAAGATTTGGGCCCTAACGGACTCGGTCCGGCTATCCGTTACAGTGCCATTATTTCGGGAGTTTTAATTGTTACCCGCCTCGCCAGTACTTTTGGGGCCTCGGTGTTCACCGTATTCATCAGCAGGTATATTACCACTGCCGATAACCGTCCGGGCTGGAAAGGGCCCTTGCTATTAGGCTGGGCCGGTATGCGGGGTGTGGTATCATTGGCAGCAGCGCTCAGTATACCGGTGGCGCTCCATTCAGGCGCACCTTTCCCCAACAGGAGCCTTATTTTGTTTATCACCTTTTCGGTTATCCTGGTTACGCTTATACTGCAAGGACTTACCCTGCCCCTGCTTATTAAATGGGTGGATATGCCCGACCCGGACTATACCGTATCATTTGAACAGCAACGGCAACTGGTACGAAAAAAACTTTCGGTAGTAACATTGAATCTGCTCCAAAAAAAATACGCCAAACATCTTAAAGAAAACGATATGGTGAAAGCCATTAAAATGAAGATTGATGCGGATATGGAACTGCTGGCCGACTGGGACAAGGCCGATGGCAAAGGCCGCGCCGAAGCCTTTTACCGCGATTATATCATGATACTGGAGGATATGATGCAGGAGCAGCGCGACCTGCTGAAAACATTGAACAAGAAAGAAAACATCAATGACGATATCGTCAAACAGCAACTGGCCCTGCTTGATCTGGAACAGGAGAAACTGCGCCAGCATTTTTCTTTTGATGAGGAGTAGACTCGCCGCGGCATCGCTGCGCTCGTCGCCCCTCTCTTCAGCTTCGCTGAAAAGTGGGTAAAAAAACAGGATTTGTCATGCTGAGGAACGAAGCATCTATTATTGAACTTTTCTATTATAGAATAGATCCTTCACTCTGTTCAGGATGACAATTAACCTTCTTCACCGTTTAACCTTAAACGGTTGTTTGCCGGTTAACAGATCATAAAAGAGTATAAAATCGCTGGCCAGACTATAGCCCGGATACTTAAATGTGGCGGGTTTGTTTTTTTCGAAAAAGAAATGCCCTACCCAGGCAAAGCCATAACCCAAAAACGGAATGGCAATAAAAAAACGCCAGTTGAACACAAAGCCCGCTATTAAAGCTACAAACACCAGGCCCGTACCTATAAAGTGTAATATCCTGGAGGTGGAATTGCTATGCTCGGTTAAATAAAACGGATAAAATTCCTTGAGGGATGTAATTCTGGTTTCTTCCATAACTTGTTTATGCTACTACGGAGTACTTTAGGGTTCTGTTTGATTGGTAATCAAATTTAATAAATAATTGTGTGGTTTAGTAAATGCTGCGTTGGAAGGGTTCTTTTCTGTTTAACCTACCATGGCCTGTCATCCTGAGCCTGTCGAAGGACGCGCGCAGAGGCCTTTGCCCACCATGCTTCGACGAAAAGAGGGAATTCCACTTTACCCAATATGTCATTGCGAGGAGGAACGACGAAGCAATCTCGTAGCTATTCTTATCCATGAGAACGCGAGGAGATTGCTTCGTACCTCGCAATGACATATTTTTTATTTATTATCTAAAAATCCTTTCTTTCTCCAAAGGCTAAAGACGGTGCGAAAACAACAAAGGCCGCCGGGTACCCGGCGGCCTTTGTTGTTTTAAGATCCCCTCTTGAGAGGGGGTGTGTGAGGTTGAGTAGTGGCTGGGGTGTGTTGTTACGCGTTCATTTCGCCTTGATAAACACACCCCTTCCCCCTCTCAAGAGGGGATTCGCACATAGCCCTGTTTTTATTAGGCGCAGATTACCAACCAGCGTTTTGTTTGATAACACCGTTGCTGCGGTCAATTTCTTTTTGGGGTACTGCCCAAACATTGTTTACAGCCGGGTTAAAGTTACGTGCAGGCCATATTACCGAACCGGTATAACCGTGCAGTGGTTTGGCGTAAGTGGCGGCGGCATCACCCCAGCGTACCAGGTCGCGGTGACGGTCGGCCCATTCGCCGGCAAGTTCGCAGCGGCGTTGGTTTTTCAGATCGGCCATGGTAGCACCTGTGATAGCTTTCAGACCGGCACGCTGACGGATCATATTGATCTCCGCATCGGCATTTTTGCCTTGCATCAGTTCTGCTTCTGCTTTGATCAGGATAACTTCGGCATAACGCATCAATGGTACGTTCAGGTTGGTGGTGGGGTGATCGCCATTTGGGCTGATAGATGAACCTACCGGATTAGCATATGAAAATGGCTCCATATACTTGTTGAACTGGTAACCGGATAAGCTGTTTACGGAAGCATAAGTTTTTGGCGCACCAAAATACTGAAACACGTCGCCCGGCTTCAGGATAGTAGCTTCGCGGCGTTTGTCACCTGCCTCAAAAGCATCATACAGCTCTTTGGTTGGCTGATAGTAACCCCAGCCGTTAAATAGTCCCCAGCCTTTGTTCTCCAGCATAACACCGGGCAATATACTGCCCCAGCCGCTTGAACCTTTTGCAGTACTCACCGCCGACCAGATATATTCTGAACTGAAGTTATTGGCCGCTTTAAAAACATCGGCAAAATTAGGTAACAAGGCACGATTACCCTTGCTGATCACCGAATCGGCATATTTTTGGGCATTGGCATAATCCTTTTTGTACAGGTACATTTTAGCCAGGTAAGCCCAGGCAGCTACTTTGTGCGGTCTGCCCTGATCGGCAGGACTTAACTGCTCGAAGTATGGCAGCAGGTTGGCAGCATTTTTTAGCTCACCTTCAATGTAAGTATAGTTTTGGCCAACGTTGGCTGCTCTTGGTGTAGGATTTGGATCATTATTGTTGGAGCGGGTAATGATAGGTAACCCTGCACGATCATCGCCATAATTATAAGCCATTTGAAAATACATCAAACCGCTTAAAAAATAGGCCTCGCCCAGGTAACGGTTTTTCAGGGAACCATCCATGCTGATGGCAGGCACCTTGTTAATCACGTCATTGGCACGCCTGATCACCGAGTAACGCATATCCCACTGGTCAACGGTATAACCACCTGAGTAATAAGTTGGGCTAAAGTTTTTGATGGCATCGGCATTGGTATTGATACGGCCGGTAACCATATCGTCGCTGGCATTGATGAACCACATATAACCACGACCGTAAAATTCTTCGCCGTCAAAAGGCTCGTACATGGCGTTTACGCCCAGCAGGGCATCATCGCCGGTTTGCCAGAAGTTGTTTTCAGATACCGCGCCCTGTGGTTTGATATTCAGATTTTTAGTGCAGGCACCCAAAAGCATGCTTGCCGATAATGCTAATATAATATTGCTGATCTTTTTCATGATTGCTTTACTTACAGATTTAAATTGATACCGAAAATAAACGAGCGCGATTGCGGGTAACGGCCTACGTCGATACCATAGTTGTCAAACCCAACTTCCGGATCAAAACCTTTGTATTTGGTAATGGTGAACAAGTTGTTTGATGTAGCATACACACGCAGGCTGCTGATACCGGCACGGGTTAACAATGCTGGCGAGAAAGTATAACCCAGGGTTACGTTCTTAAAGCGCAGGTATGAGCCGTTCTCGATATAAAAATCAGAGTTGGTACCAAAGTTGCCGTTAGCGTCGCTGGCAGTTACACGTGGGATAGTGGTATTGGTGTGCTGTGGAGTCCAGGCGTTCAGTACATCTTTCAGCAGGTTGTAATTCTGACCCAAACCACCGGCATTTAAGCTGGTATATTTTAAAGCATTGTATAATTTATTGCCTTGCACACCTTGTAAAAAGATATTCAGATCGAAACCTTTGTAGCTGGCATTCAGGCTCAAACCGTAGGTAAATTTAGGGTAAGCACTACCCAGGAACTGACGGTCGTTATCGTCAATTTTACCATCGCCGTTGGCATCCACAAAACGGATATCACCCGGTTTGGCATTTGGCTGAATCAGCTGTCCGTTCTTACCTCTGTAAGCATCCACCTCTGCCTGGCTCTGGAACAAACCATTGGTTTTGATAGAATAGTATGAGTACAACGGCTGACCAACCTGCACCCAGGCAGGTGCCAGCAAGCCACGTACGCTTGGGCTTACACCCGGGATGGTGGTGTTGCCATTAGGTAATGACAGTAACTTATTGGTAAGCGTACTTACGTTGGCATTTACACCATAACGGAATGCTTTTTTAGGATCGCTATTATAACCCAGACTAAACTCAAGACCTTTATCACGTGCCTCGCCGCCATTAACCCATACACTGCCCAAACCTATACCTGCAGGTATGTTCATCAGCATATTTTCGGTTTTTTTAACAAAATAATCGGCGGTTAAGGTGATGCGTTCGTTCAGGAAGCCCAGATCTAAACCGATATCGGTTTGTTTTGAACGGGCCCAGGTCAGGTTCGGGTTGGCGCGGTCATAGCTATAATAACCGTTTAACTGTGCCGGGTCTGAACCTAAGTAAACACTACCTACGCTCAGGTTAGGGCTCACCGCTGTTGTACTTACAGATGATAAGTTACCCAATACGCCGTAGCTGCCTCTTACCTTTAAGTTGCTTAGCCAGGTTAGCTTCTGCATAAAATTCTCGCGGCTTACTACCCATCCGCCAGATATCGAACCAAAGTTCTGGAACCT encodes:
- a CDS encoding sugar porter family MFS transporter; this encodes MKSYTILISIVAALGGLLFGFDTAVIAGSLQYLKPVFHLNDAEIGLVVAAASIGCIPGALFAGGLADKFGRKKLMIVTSVLYVIAALGSGIAGSYVQLVVYRFIGGVAIGMASTLAPIYISEVAPPKFRGRLGMLQQLAIVTGILLSFISNYVIAKAPFAFLNDGNIWRYMLAAAVVPSVIFFILLLLVPESPRWLIAKNKIKDAQRVFDHIYSKNESVEQVELVSKDIATEDTSALKEVFTPRFRKVVIIGLVFASIAQLTGINIVFYYAPLIFEKVNVGGSVLFQTMLTGVVNLIFTLLAFPLIDRLGRKKLLLIGSVIMGLCMFVLAALFHFDLLHNYFVLLTIFVYIGGFACTWGVVLWVYVAEIFPNRVRGTATSIAVFGNWVANSIVSLTFPVMLAQLGPVYTFGVYGIINISMILFVSRYVFETKGVPLERIEELYAKV
- a CDS encoding DHA2 family efflux MFS transporter permease subunit, with the translated sequence MNPIKRQILLITVIAAAIMELIDTSIVNVALNYMSGNLGATLEDISWVITSYAIANVIIIPMTSFLVNNLGRRNYYIGSIILFTFCSFMCGNATNIWELVSFRFLQGLGGGALLSVSATVVYELFPKEKQATASALFGIGVFIGPTIGPTLGGYITENFSWPWIFYINIPIGVAAAISCYFLLHEPAIRQKIKHVDWLGIILLIIGIGSLQVVLERGQTDDWFAAGYIVFLTVVAAISLTGFIIWELYTENPVVNLRILRFRSLSIAAVLTFITGMGMYTSIYLTPVVAQRLLNFTPTQSGLLLLPGSIVAVLALIVTGKLLQKGVSAALIVFFGFACFIYFNWSMSRINLETPAIDITLNLIFRAIGMALLTVPLGTLAVSSLELKDMPQGTALNNMMRQLGGSFGISIINTYVARRIASHRMDLITHITPDNPAFINRINGYATAFMQKGFGLFDAKQKAMLLVEKVVIQQSSFSSYLDGYFLIGSFFAIVLPLLLFVAKRDKKKALVIPSSDH
- a CDS encoding Na+/H+ antiporter, whose protein sequence is MHHLIIQYTCLLAIIIAIVMLAQKIKIAYPILLVIAGLGLGFAPGFNGIEIAPDMIFVIFLPPLLYEAAWSTSWKDFWKWRRVISSFAFIIVILTAGVVALVSSNVIPGFTLAAGFLLGGIVSPPDAVSATTILKNVKVPKRLITILEGESLMNDAASLVIFRFAAAAIVTGSFAIGQATLSFALVIIMGILIGLAIALVFYAIHRWLPTTTNIDIILTFITPYAMYMAAEAFNFSGVLAVVSGGLFLSIRRDSFLTHRSRLQGINVWEAVAFVLNGFVFMLIGLEFPVIIKDLGPNGLGPAIRYSAIISGVLIVTRLASTFGASVFTVFISRYITTADNRPGWKGPLLLGWAGMRGVVSLAAALSIPVALHSGAPFPNRSLILFITFSVILVTLILQGLTLPLLIKWVDMPDPDYTVSFEQQRQLVRKKLSVVTLNLLQKKYAKHLKENDMVKAIKMKIDADMELLADWDKADGKGRAEAFYRDYIMILEDMMQEQRDLLKTLNKKENINDDIVKQQLALLDLEQEKLRQHFSFDEE
- a CDS encoding DUF962 domain-containing protein, with translation MEETRITSLKEFYPFYLTEHSNSTSRILHFIGTGLVFVALIAGFVFNWRFFIAIPFLGYGFAWVGHFFFEKNKPATFKYPGYSLASDFILFYDLLTGKQPFKVKR
- a CDS encoding RagB/SusD family nutrient uptake outer membrane protein, giving the protein MKKISNIILALSASMLLGACTKNLNIKPQGAVSENNFWQTGDDALLGVNAMYEPFDGEEFYGRGYMWFINASDDMVTGRINTNADAIKNFSPTYYSGGYTVDQWDMRYSVIRRANDVINKVPAISMDGSLKNRYLGEAYFLSGLMYFQMAYNYGDDRAGLPIITRSNNNDPNPTPRAANVGQNYTYIEGELKNAANLLPYFEQLSPADQGRPHKVAAWAYLAKMYLYKKDYANAQKYADSVISKGNRALLPNFADVFKAANNFSSEYIWSAVSTAKGSSGWGSILPGVMLENKGWGLFNGWGYYQPTKELYDAFEAGDKRREATILKPGDVFQYFGAPKTYASVNSLSGYQFNKYMEPFSYANPVGSSISPNGDHPTTNLNVPLMRYAEVILIKAEAELMQGKNADAEINMIRQRAGLKAITGATMADLKNQRRCELAGEWADRHRDLVRWGDAAATYAKPLHGYTGSVIWPARNFNPAVNNVWAVPQKEIDRSNGVIKQNAGW